Within the Bombus vancouverensis nearcticus chromosome 10, iyBomVanc1_principal, whole genome shotgun sequence genome, the region AAAAATGAAAACAATGTTGATCGCATTTTTTGATTCAAGAGGATTCATTGTGAATTTATATCCCCTAGCCAGACTGTAACTAGATCATTTCAGAATTACTTGATCGCCTTTTGAAAAGAATTTGTAGGGTCAGACGGGGCGTGTACTAATCACACTTGATTACCTTGCAATTTTTTGCTAGAAAATCTACTTCTCTACTTCACTCTACTTCTCAAATTTGACTCCTGCTGACTTCTTCCTGTTCCCTAAGCTGAAGGTGGCACTAAAAGGACAGCATTTTGACGATAtagaaacaatttaaaaaaatgtgagtcttttgaatataatttcaaaagaGGACTACACACATGCTTTTCAATGGTTGTATGAATGATCTAAAATTTGTATTGAGAGAAAAGGGATATATTGAATActagataataaaatttcatttacctTAAAAATCGTATTTTTAACAACATTAGTCCTGGGATGATCTGAATGCACAGTATATTTACACATTAgatatatttagatatatatGATTAATAACAAACTTGTCTATGTAAACGTATTAATGCTTTTTCGGATGGTGTATCTGTTGGTGTATCATCTGGTAGTTGTCTTCTATTCATTCTGTCTTTTAATTCTGCaggaattttttgaaaaatcgtTTCTAAATTACAATGAAAAGGATGTCCTGGTCCGATAGATACTGTAGCAGCTTGTAAAgactaaaaaataaaataaataaacataatgataaatataaataaatgagaattagataaaatatttaattacctcAAGTATGTCATCTACTGTTTCCTCTGCTTCACATTTATCCAAACTTAATTTAGCAACTTTAAAATAGCTATAATTCAAAGTGTATCCAGGTTTACTAGCATTCCATAATCCCCGAGGAACTTCTACAAGTGCGTATCCAAGTAGTAATACCAGTAAGAATAAACCCCAGGTATTTGATGCAGATGATGCTATAGCTTTTAATTTTTGACtaaaacatatacatacataaatccataatatatatttttacatttatcatACTAATGTATCTTACCCATCAAGATCGAAACCAGGTTTTAATGCTATATATATTAGAAGGATACCACATATGAACAAATAACTTCCATAATATATAGCATTATCTATTAAAGCAGACTTCAGCTTTCCTTGAACTGTGAAATCTCCTGCTTTTATATAAGATTGCATAAGTGGTAATATCAACCATGTTAAACATTGTGAAGTCCAATACACAATCCTCCATAAATTTGGAAATATATGTTCTGGTACATTAGGCCAAGGTTCTTTACAAGTATGAAATGGGACTGTTGTTGTACTGTCAGAGTTTATTTTcgtgctattataaatattttgttcatCACATTGTCTATAAACagtctataaaaaaatattaaacttaaatgtattaattattttaatattacttaaattagtaaatattatTACTTACAGATGAAACATCTAAGGGTAAGATAAATATTATCAGCAGTGAAAAATACCATGCTATGAGTACAGAGATTGTAACGATAATATGTTGCCGAAAAATATtaccatatttatataataaagtgGCAGCAAGGCAAAATGCTACCACAATTTCTGTCAAGAATATTCCAAGAACCATTTTGGTGATTTCTAATTTTATCTCACCATaactttataattattttgataCTTTTTGCCTTTAGTTTTATGACTTATTCATTATCATTTGCATTATTATATTCTACTGCTTCTCGGATCTTTAATTCAGCATCCTTTTGCATCTTCTCTAACTTTTCTAATGTAACTGATTTTAAAGGAATTAATTTAGGTTTACAAAGTATATAATCCAAATTTTCTTCCTGGTATAGCAAGCTTTGCCTAGGAAGGATTATGTCAATCTTTTCTGAAGAATTATCCATCAACTCTGACATTTTTGCTGGAATCAAAACGGAtatttgtgtttatatatatgaggttatatttaattttaaataaatatttctaaattttttcCAAATAGATGTAGTACATAATTTCTCATAGtatgtataaatacattttatattttttaatttactttatataactttaaataaaaaatacaaatagaTTATATACAAGAATTATCGTTCTCAAAATCAATCGCTTGAACATTTGCTGATAGATACAAAATGTAACTATTATAAACACTTTCGAGGGACgcataaaatattaaacaatgataaagataataaaaaattcgGGTGTAAAAATTAAGAGAAGGTTATTTGTTAATCACGTTCCACATATTTACTTCGATGGCTACCAAAGTCATCTACACTTTAAATTATcggtatttatattataacgtACTTTTATCATTGAAAAATATACTTTATCCATTTCTtctttacagtaaaatcgttagGCATACATTGCACGATACAGTCAAAAATATCGACGTCACATGCACACCGTCAAGTTGTCATTTACGAATAATACTACACGTCCAGAGCCTACTTTAGATCAGATAGATACAGGGTATAGGCTATACAGAGAGTAAATCTGGCAACAATGTCAGGATTCAGAATTCTCGTCTCGATATAAACATAACCTAATGACTATGGCCCCTTCCATAGGTCTCCCGCGATTTTATGAAATGTTTATGTATGGTAACGTTTTGTTATAATAGATGATACTAATAATGTTCTAGTAAAACAATGGTAACAGTACACTAGGACGTGTAATAATAGTAACTTTATTCGATATACTGTTTGTCCCAATTTTACCTGCTTAATATATAACTTAAAGACAAAATTCTCAAATACTTATTTTGTACCTTTTATGTATAGAGTTTATCTctacttttattaaaatatttttaagatGATATAATATGGTAATATTTCAtaattctttttaaattaataaattaataattagatgTTGCGATATTCCCAAAATAAATGCAAAATTCTTGTATTTATTGAAATAGCAATATAATAGCATATTGTACTACAACAGTAAATCTAGTAAACTAACCGCATGACTTTTGTTTCACGATCTTTTTTTTCGGCATAGGTAAATCACGTTTTCCTAGCATTAGCATCATCTGGTCATCTCTGTAAAATCactgatttttataaaattaatttagaagAGTGAAAACTATTGCTGCTAAATATATCTATACCTACTCCGTAGTAGACCCCAGATTTCCACATACTAGTGATGAATCTGCGCAAATGTTGTACATACTTCAAATATGCGAAATTCAAAATGTGATCAAGACATGATTATCCTCTGACATTTAAGCAATTAAACGATAAAGAACGACTACGACGATTGATAAAAGA harbors:
- the BBIP1 gene encoding BBSome interacting protein 1 yields the protein MSELMDNSSEKIDIILPRQSLLYQEENLDYILCKPKLIPLKSVTLEKLEKMQKDAELKIREAVEYNNANDNE